One genomic segment of Acinetobacter sp. C26M includes these proteins:
- the rplR gene encoding 50S ribosomal protein L18, with protein MNEKKQTRLRRAKSTRLHIRALGATRLCVNRTPRHIYAQVISADGGKVLAQASTLDASLRSGTTGNVDAATKVGALIAERAKAAGVTKVAFDRSGFKYHGRIKALADAAREGGLEF; from the coding sequence ATGAACGAAAAGAAACAAACCCGTTTGCGTCGTGCGAAAAGCACACGCTTGCACATTCGTGCATTGGGTGCGACTCGTTTGTGTGTAAACCGCACGCCGCGTCACATCTATGCGCAAGTTATTTCAGCAGATGGTGGAAAAGTTTTAGCGCAAGCTTCAACTTTAGATGCATCTTTGCGTAGCGGTACTACAGGTAATGTGGATGCAGCTACGAAAGTTGGTGCTTTGATCGCAGAACGTGCTAAAGCAGCTGGTGTTACCAAAGTTGCATTTGACCGTTCTGGTTTTAAATATCATGGTCGTATCAAAGCCTTGGCTGATGCTGCTCGTGAAGGCGGCTTGGAGTTCTAA
- the rpsE gene encoding 30S ribosomal protein S5: MAKVEQNEGLVEKLVAVDRVAKVVKGGRIFSFTALTVVGDGNGRVGFGRGKAREVPAAISKALEAARRNMITVDLAGTTLQHPVNARHGASRVYMQPASEGTGVIAGGAMRAVLEAAGVHNVLAKCYGSTNAANVVNATFKGLRDMTSPEKVAAKRGLSVEQIQG; encoded by the coding sequence ATGGCGAAAGTTGAACAAAACGAAGGTCTCGTTGAAAAGCTGGTTGCCGTTGATCGTGTAGCCAAGGTTGTTAAAGGTGGTCGTATCTTCTCTTTCACAGCATTAACTGTTGTGGGCGATGGTAATGGTCGTGTAGGTTTTGGTCGTGGTAAAGCACGTGAAGTTCCAGCTGCTATTTCTAAAGCACTTGAAGCTGCTCGTCGTAACATGATCACTGTAGACCTTGCGGGTACTACTTTACAACACCCTGTGAATGCTCGTCATGGCGCAAGCCGTGTATACATGCAACCTGCTTCAGAAGGTACTGGCGTAATTGCTGGTGGCGCTATGCGTGCTGTTCTTGAAGCTGCAGGTGTACATAACGTACTTGCTAAATGTTATGGTTCTACAAATGCTGCTAACGTAGTAAACGCAACTTTCAAAGGTTTGCGTGATATGACTTCTCCTGAGAAAGTCGCTGCGAAACGTGGTCTTTCAGTAGAACAAATTCAAGGGTAA
- the rpmD gene encoding 50S ribosomal protein L30: MKTIKVTQTKSSSHRLKNHKLCLKGLGLRRIGHTVEVQDTPSNRGMVNKVYYMVSVEE, from the coding sequence ATGAAAACGATTAAAGTTACCCAGACTAAATCTTCTTCGCATCGTTTAAAAAATCATAAACTTTGCCTTAAAGGTTTAGGTCTGCGTCGTATTGGTCATACTGTAGAAGTGCAAGATACGCCTTCTAACCGTGGTATGGTCAACAAAGTTTACTATATGGTTAGTGTAGAGGAATAA
- the rplO gene encoding 50S ribosomal protein L15 codes for MTLRLNELAPAEGAKRDNRRLGRGIGSGVGKTGGRGVKGQNSRKSGGTRPGFEGGQTALYRRLPKFGFTSQIALKTAEVRLSELNKVEGDVVSLETLKAANVVRRDQIRARIVLSGEITRAFTVKGVVLTKGAKAAVEAAGGKVEE; via the coding sequence ATGACTCTGCGTTTAAATGAACTTGCACCTGCAGAAGGTGCTAAGCGTGATAACCGTCGTTTAGGCCGTGGTATCGGTTCTGGCGTTGGTAAGACTGGTGGCCGTGGTGTCAAAGGTCAAAACTCACGTAAAAGTGGTGGTACTCGTCCGGGCTTTGAAGGCGGTCAAACTGCGTTATATCGTCGTTTGCCTAAATTCGGTTTCACTAGCCAAATCGCTTTGAAAACTGCTGAAGTACGTTTGTCTGAGTTGAATAAAGTTGAAGGTGATGTTGTTAGCCTTGAAACTTTAAAAGCTGCGAATGTTGTTCGTCGTGACCAAATTCGTGCTCGCATCGTTCTTTCTGGTGAAATCACTCGCGCATTCACTGTTAAAGGTGTTGTGTTGACTAAAGGCGCTAAAGCTGCTGTTGAAGCTGCTGGCGGTAAAGTCGAGGAGTAA
- the secY gene encoding preprotein translocase subunit SecY produces the protein MKGQPFHVKYREIIRRLMFLIGALLVFRLGAHIPLPGIDNVALAQFFKANEGTFLGLFNMFSGGALERMSILALGIMPYISASIIVQLMSTVVPSLEALKKEGEQGKRKINQYTRYGTLFLALVQGVGMCAGLISQGITLTSGLAFYVPAVTSLVAGTMFLMWLGEQITERGVGNGISMIIFAGIVAGLPNLVIQSFTSVQNGQGSLIGLAVFGLLSLAVLAAIVFIEKAQRRIPVNYAQKQQGRRVFTAQQTHLPLKINMAGVIPAIFASSLLLFPASLGQWLGSADPNAGIVKRSLQDLALVLSPGQPLYLMLFGALIIFFCYFYTALVFSPKEVSENLKRSGAYVPGIRPGEQTARYLDHILNRLTFIGAIYITVVCLMPMVLQSSFGIPFHLGGTSLLIVVVVVMDFMAQLQAHLTSHQYDNQTLMRKTTAHPKG, from the coding sequence ATGAAAGGCCAACCATTTCATGTGAAATACCGTGAAATTATTCGTCGATTAATGTTTTTGATTGGCGCGTTATTGGTCTTTCGACTAGGAGCGCATATTCCGTTGCCGGGGATTGATAATGTAGCACTAGCTCAGTTTTTTAAAGCTAATGAAGGTACCTTCTTAGGTTTATTTAACATGTTCTCTGGTGGTGCATTAGAACGCATGTCGATTCTAGCGTTAGGGATTATGCCGTACATTTCTGCATCGATTATCGTGCAGTTAATGTCTACGGTAGTTCCTTCGCTAGAAGCTTTGAAAAAAGAAGGCGAGCAAGGCAAGCGTAAGATCAATCAATATACACGCTACGGCACCTTATTTCTTGCACTCGTGCAAGGTGTAGGGATGTGTGCTGGCCTGATTAGTCAAGGTATTACCTTAACTTCAGGCTTAGCATTCTACGTTCCAGCAGTAACTTCGTTAGTTGCGGGAACAATGTTCTTGATGTGGTTGGGCGAGCAAATTACCGAACGTGGTGTTGGTAATGGTATCTCGATGATCATTTTTGCGGGTATTGTGGCAGGTTTGCCAAATCTCGTAATTCAGTCGTTTACGTCTGTACAAAATGGTCAAGGTAGTTTAATTGGTTTAGCTGTATTCGGTTTACTCTCATTAGCCGTTTTAGCTGCGATTGTGTTTATTGAAAAAGCACAGCGTCGTATTCCAGTGAACTATGCACAGAAGCAGCAAGGTCGTCGCGTATTTACTGCACAGCAAACACACTTACCGTTAAAAATTAACATGGCAGGTGTTATTCCAGCAATTTTTGCAAGCTCATTGTTATTATTTCCAGCGAGTTTGGGACAATGGTTAGGAAGTGCTGATCCAAATGCAGGGATTGTGAAACGTAGCTTACAAGATCTGGCATTGGTGTTATCGCCTGGACAGCCGTTGTATTTAATGCTCTTTGGCGCGTTAATTATCTTCTTCTGTTATTTCTATACTGCGCTAGTATTTAGCCCGAAAGAAGTATCAGAGAATTTAAAGCGTAGCGGGGCATATGTGCCTGGTATCCGCCCAGGTGAGCAAACGGCTCGTTATTTAGATCATATTCTTAACCGTTTGACCTTCATTGGTGCAATCTACATTACCGTAGTGTGTTTAATGCCTATGGTGCTACAGAGTTCGTTCGGTATTCCATTCCATCTGGGTGGGACATCTTTACTGATTGTAGTGGTAGTGGTAATGGACTTTATGGCGCAACTCCAAGCGCACCTTACTTCGCATCAGTATGATAATCAAACGTTAATGAGAAAAACGACTGCTCATCCTAAGGGATAA
- the rpmJ gene encoding 50S ribosomal protein L36, whose protein sequence is MKVQASVKKICGSCKVIRRNGVIRVICSAEPRHKQRQG, encoded by the coding sequence ATGAAAGTACAAGCTTCTGTAAAGAAAATTTGTGGTAGCTGTAAAGTTATCCGTCGTAATGGGGTTATTCGCGTAATTTGTAGCGCAGAACCTCGTCATAAGCAGCGTCAAGGTTAA
- the rpsM gene encoding 30S ribosomal protein S13 — MARIAGVNIPDNKHAVISLTYIFGVGRHTAKNILAAVGITETTKIRELDDAQLDAIRAEVAKVPTEGDLRREISMNIKRLMDLGCYRGLRHRRSLPVRGQRTKTNARTRKGPRKPIKK, encoded by the coding sequence ATGGCTCGTATTGCCGGTGTAAACATTCCGGATAACAAGCATGCTGTTATCTCTCTCACGTATATTTTTGGTGTAGGTCGCCACACTGCTAAGAACATCTTGGCTGCTGTAGGTATCACTGAAACTACAAAGATTCGTGAATTAGATGATGCTCAGCTTGATGCGATTCGTGCAGAAGTTGCTAAGGTTCCGACCGAAGGTGATTTACGTCGCGAAATTTCCATGAACATTAAACGTTTAATGGATTTAGGCTGCTACCGCGGTCTTCGTCATCGTCGCAGCTTGCCTGTTCGCGGACAACGCACCAAAACTAACGCACGTACCCGTAAAGGTCCGCGCAAACCGATTAAGAAATAA
- the rpsK gene encoding 30S ribosomal protein S11, translating into MAKDTRARKKVTRTVSEGVAHIHASFNNTIVTITDRQGNALAWATSGGQGFRGSRKSTPFAAQVAAEVAGKAALDYGLKNLDVLVKGPGPGRESAVRALGAVGYKINSITDVTPIPHNGCRPPKKRRV; encoded by the coding sequence ATGGCTAAAGATACTCGCGCACGCAAGAAGGTCACTCGTACCGTCTCTGAAGGTGTCGCACACATTCACGCTTCTTTTAATAACACCATTGTTACGATTACCGATCGTCAAGGTAATGCATTGGCTTGGGCTACCTCAGGTGGACAAGGCTTCCGTGGATCACGTAAATCAACACCGTTTGCTGCTCAGGTAGCTGCTGAAGTTGCTGGTAAAGCTGCTTTAGATTACGGTTTGAAAAACTTGGACGTCCTTGTAAAAGGTCCTGGTCCTGGTCGTGAATCTGCGGTTCGTGCATTAGGTGCAGTGGGTTATAAAATTAACAGCATTACCGATGTGACTCCAATTCCGCACAACGGTTGCCGTCCACCTAAAAAACGTCGCGTGTAA
- the rpsD gene encoding 30S ribosomal protein S4, producing the protein MARYIGPKCKLSRREGTDLQLKSGVKPFDVKTKKHAKAPGQHGGARGSKQSEYSLQLREKQKVRRMYGVLERQFSNYYKEAARVKGATGENLLKLLESRLDNVVYRMGFGSTRAEARQLVSHRSITLNGRRVNIASIQVKAGDVIAVHEGAKQQLRIKNAIELAAQRGIPAWMEIDHSKLEGTFKAAPDRSDLPAEINESLIVELYSK; encoded by the coding sequence ATGGCTCGTTATATTGGTCCAAAATGCAAACTCTCTCGCCGCGAAGGGACAGACCTGCAATTAAAATCTGGCGTTAAACCATTTGACGTTAAGACTAAAAAACATGCTAAAGCTCCTGGCCAACATGGCGGAGCTCGTGGTAGCAAACAATCAGAGTACTCACTACAATTACGTGAAAAACAAAAAGTACGTCGTATGTACGGTGTGTTAGAGCGTCAATTTAGTAACTACTACAAAGAAGCTGCTCGTGTGAAAGGCGCAACAGGTGAAAACTTGTTGAAATTGCTTGAAAGCCGTCTTGATAACGTTGTTTATCGCATGGGTTTTGGTTCTACACGTGCAGAAGCTCGTCAGTTAGTATCTCACCGTAGCATCACTTTGAACGGTCGTCGTGTTAACATTGCATCTATCCAAGTTAAAGCTGGTGATGTAATTGCAGTACACGAAGGCGCTAAACAACAATTACGTATTAAAAACGCAATTGAATTAGCTGCTCAACGTGGTATCCCTGCTTGGATGGAAATTGACCATTCTAAGTTAGAAGGTACGTTTAAAGCTGCACCAGATCGTTCTGATTTACCTGCTGAAATCAACGAAAGCTTGATTGTAGAATTGTATTCTAAATAA
- the rpoA gene encoding DNA-directed RNA polymerase subunit alpha, translating into MTRTANEFLTPQAIKVEAVSGTSAKVILEPLERGFGHTLGNALRRILLSSLPGAAVVEVEIEGVEHEYSTLEGLQQDIVELLLNLKGLSIKLFDQNEAYLTLEKQGAGDVTAADLRLPHNVEVVNPDHLIGTLSSTGSLKMRLKVAQGRGYETSDSRFPEGETRPVGRLQLDASYSPIKRVSYTVENARVEQRTDLDKLVIDLETNGTVDPEEAIRKAATILQQQIAIFVDLQKDQTPVAQEPREEVDPILLRPVDDLELTVRSANCLKAENIYYIGDLVQRTEVELLKTPNLGKKSLTEIKDVLASKGLQLGMRLENWPPASLRMDDRFAYRSR; encoded by the coding sequence ATGACGCGTACTGCAAACGAGTTTCTAACTCCGCAAGCGATCAAGGTCGAAGCGGTGAGCGGGACCTCGGCAAAAGTGATTCTGGAACCTTTAGAGCGTGGCTTTGGTCATACTCTAGGTAATGCTTTACGTCGCATTCTATTGTCTTCTTTACCTGGCGCTGCTGTGGTTGAAGTAGAAATAGAAGGTGTCGAGCACGAGTACAGTACTTTAGAAGGCTTGCAGCAGGACATCGTCGAGCTCTTGCTGAACCTAAAAGGATTGTCTATTAAGCTGTTCGATCAAAATGAAGCATATTTGACATTAGAGAAACAAGGGGCGGGTGACGTAACTGCAGCTGACCTTCGTTTACCTCATAATGTTGAAGTGGTTAACCCTGATCATTTAATCGGTACTTTGAGTTCAACTGGTTCATTAAAAATGCGCCTTAAAGTTGCTCAAGGTCGTGGCTATGAAACATCTGACTCACGTTTCCCTGAAGGTGAAACACGTCCTGTAGGTCGTTTACAGTTAGATGCTTCTTATAGTCCAATCAAGCGTGTTTCATACACAGTAGAAAATGCTCGTGTTGAACAACGTACCGATCTTGATAAGTTAGTGATCGATCTTGAGACTAACGGAACTGTTGATCCAGAAGAAGCAATCCGCAAAGCGGCAACAATCTTGCAACAACAAATTGCAATTTTTGTTGATCTTCAGAAAGATCAAACTCCTGTTGCTCAAGAGCCTCGCGAAGAAGTTGACCCAATCTTGCTTCGTCCAGTAGATGATCTCGAGCTAACTGTTCGTTCTGCTAACTGTTTGAAGGCAGAAAATATTTACTACATTGGTGATCTTGTTCAACGTACTGAAGTGGAGTTGTTAAAAACTCCTAACTTAGGTAAAAAATCGTTAACAGAGATCAAAGATGTTTTGGCATCGAAAGGTTTACAACTCGGCATGCGTTTAGAGAACTGGCCACCAGCTAGTCTCCGTATGGATGACCGTTTTGCCTATCGTAGCCGTTAA
- the rplQ gene encoding 50S ribosomal protein L17 — translation MRHRNSGVKLGRTSSHRKALFQNLTNALVEHELIKTTLPKAKELRRVAEPLITLAKNDTVANRRLAFARTRSAATVGKLFTVLGPRYKERNGGYLRVLKAGFRAGDAAPMAYVELVDREVK, via the coding sequence ATGCGTCATCGTAATAGTGGTGTGAAATTAGGCCGTACCAGCAGCCACCGTAAGGCGTTGTTTCAAAATTTAACGAATGCTTTAGTTGAGCATGAGTTAATTAAAACAACTTTACCTAAAGCGAAAGAACTTCGCCGCGTTGCTGAGCCTTTAATCACTTTAGCTAAAAACGATACAGTAGCAAACCGTCGTTTAGCGTTTGCTCGTACTCGTTCTGCAGCAACTGTTGGTAAATTATTTACCGTTCTTGGCCCTCGTTACAAAGAACGTAACGGCGGTTATCTTCGTGTTCTTAAAGCGGGCTTCCGTGCAGGTGATGCTGCACCGATGGCTTACGTTGAACTCGTTGACCGTGAAGTAAAATAA
- a CDS encoding tetratricopeptide repeat protein — MHTSANPTFSNELLIKAKNGDSSAQLELADVYIHGYGIDEDEVQAESWAMKSAENGNVNAMYWLGDGYATYAGLVEDTDPIDAEDHYKKAFVWFLKGSELDHIDSMVGLARLYRNGEGVTKNIEQALDLLKKSAARGSKEAMREMEFMYQYGIGVEQNLDTAKFWEDKANAN, encoded by the coding sequence ATGCATACATCAGCTAATCCAACCTTCTCAAATGAGCTATTAATTAAAGCAAAGAATGGTGATTCATCAGCGCAATTAGAATTAGCAGACGTTTATATACATGGCTATGGGATTGATGAAGATGAGGTTCAAGCTGAATCTTGGGCGATGAAGTCTGCTGAAAATGGTAATGTAAATGCTATGTATTGGCTAGGCGACGGGTATGCAACATATGCAGGTTTGGTTGAAGATACAGATCCTATAGATGCTGAAGATCATTATAAAAAAGCGTTTGTTTGGTTTTTAAAGGGATCAGAACTCGATCATATTGATTCTATGGTTGGCTTAGCTAGGTTATATCGTAATGGTGAGGGTGTTACAAAAAATATTGAGCAAGCATTAGATTTACTTAAAAAATCTGCTGCTAGAGGAAGTAAAGAGGCCATGAGAGAGATGGAGTTTATGTATCAATATGGAATAGGCGTAGAACAAAATTTAGATACTGCAAAATTTTGGGAAGATAAAGCAAATGCTAATTAA